The following are from one region of the Nostoc cf. commune SO-36 genome:
- a CDS encoding CPBP family intramembrane glutamic endopeptidase: MNKNLVRLAERPAPIRLGCFILTLLLLWLPLATPIYLLVHDSNLESILTLVLLYAVFIFILRLWGKYVYQQPQILRHYGLEFTRQNGVDLLRGLAMGIINILILFGVQNLLGWLVWQQPKVFLLKVILEGSLVGLGIGFAEELLFRGWLLDELQRDYSPRVALWTDAIAFATLHFIKPLEAIIHTLPQFPALVLLGLTQVWAKRWRRGRLGFPIGLHGGFVWGYYIINVGELVKYSGQVPDWVTGVNNNPLQGVMGVLLMSVLALWIRGRTVKN; encoded by the coding sequence ATGAACAAAAACCTTGTCCGTTTAGCTGAACGCCCTGCCCCTATTAGGCTGGGTTGTTTTATTTTGACTTTATTGTTGCTATGGTTGCCATTGGCTACACCAATATACTTACTAGTGCATGATTCAAATTTAGAAAGTATATTGACATTGGTATTGTTATATGCAGTGTTTATTTTTATCTTGAGACTATGGGGTAAATATGTCTACCAGCAGCCCCAAATTCTGCGGCATTATGGCTTAGAATTCACACGACAAAACGGTGTGGATTTGCTGCGTGGCTTGGCTATGGGGATAATTAATATTCTGATACTTTTTGGTGTACAAAATTTGTTGGGTTGGTTGGTGTGGCAACAACCGAAAGTTTTTTTGCTGAAAGTGATTTTAGAGGGTTCACTTGTTGGCTTGGGCATCGGATTTGCTGAGGAATTGTTATTCCGAGGCTGGTTGTTAGATGAATTACAACGAGATTACAGTCCGCGTGTGGCACTGTGGACAGATGCAATTGCGTTTGCTACATTGCACTTTATTAAACCATTGGAGGCAATTATTCATACACTGCCGCAATTCCCAGCTTTAGTGCTGCTGGGGTTAACGCAAGTATGGGCAAAGCGTTGGCGCAGGGGACGCTTGGGTTTTCCAATCGGTCTGCATGGTGGTTTTGTATGGGGCTACTACATTATTAATGTTGGGGAATTAGTGAAATATTCTGGCCAAGTTCCTGATTGGGTAACTGGTGTGAATAATAATCCCCTGCAAGGAGTTATGGGGGTGTTGTTAATGAGTGTACTAGCTTTGTGGATACGAGGGCGAACAGTGAAAAATTAA
- the vapB gene encoding type II toxin-antitoxin system VapB family antitoxin, which yields MIQPVILEKLEELPESLQTEVLHYIEFLIEKHAQNSTEEKQTNKRRVAGTMKGMFVLPLPNDFDEPLQDMKEYME from the coding sequence ATGATACAGCCAGTCATTTTAGAAAAATTAGAAGAACTCCCTGAGTCTCTTCAGACAGAAGTGCTTCATTACATTGAGTTTTTAATAGAGAAGCACGCTCAAAACTCTACCGAAGAAAAGCAGACAAACAAGCGTCGCGTTGCTGGAACGATGAAAGGAATGTTTGTTCTGCCATTGCCTAATGACTTTGATGAGCCGCTTCAAGATATGAAAGAATATATGGAATGA
- a CDS encoding PIN domain-containing protein, translating into MNRLLLDTHAFIWFVSNDATLPVLTREKIESAEAVFFSIASLWEMAIKLNIGKLSLQGAFEEIEPKRTPQNN; encoded by the coding sequence ATGAATAGATTACTATTGGATACTCATGCTTTTATCTGGTTTGTCTCTAATGATGCCACCCTGCCAGTGTTAACTAGAGAAAAAATTGAATCTGCTGAGGCTGTTTTCTTTAGTATTGCAAGTCTGTGGGAAATGGCGATTAAACTCAACATTGGAAAACTATCCCTACAGGGTGCTTTTGAAGAGATTGAACCTAAGAGAACTCCACAGAATAATTGA
- a CDS encoding ISAzo13 family transposase has protein sequence MQLTAHLKSLYIKTAKKLKGSDRRQFMAEVVKGLGIGGQTVAERELGWNRRTIRKGMQELESGQPFIDGFRRSGRKRAEAKLSNLLRDIKSLVDPQSQTDPSFKSIRLYTRMTASEVRRQLIEQFGYTEEELPSSETIRRKLNDLGYTLKRVLKTKPIKKIPETEAIFEQVEQINSEADNDPHTLRISIDAKVAVKIGEFDRGGKNRMPTISVDHDFPTEITLIPYGIFIPEYNELFLFFVSSKLTADCIVDLLESWWQTVKHRFAHIQKLVINQDNGPENNSRRTQFMKRIVDFGTSSQLTLQLAYYPPYHSKYNPIERCFGWLEQHWNGSLLDTVETVLNFAQTLTFKGKNPVVTLVETVYSTGVKLTTSAMAEIETQIHRLPNLRKWFVEIFAKPT, from the coding sequence ATTCAACTCACCGCGCACCTAAAATCTCTGTACATCAAAACAGCGAAAAAACTCAAGGGAAGTGACCGAAGACAATTCATGGCAGAAGTAGTCAAAGGTTTGGGAATAGGTGGACAAACTGTGGCGGAAAGGGAGTTGGGATGGAATAGGCGCACTATCCGTAAAGGGATGCAGGAGTTAGAGAGTGGTCAGCCTTTTATTGATGGTTTCAGGCGTAGTGGACGCAAGCGGGCTGAAGCAAAATTATCAAACTTGTTGAGGGATATAAAATCGTTAGTAGACCCACAAAGTCAAACTGACCCCAGTTTTAAAAGTATACGTTTGTATACACGCATGACGGCAAGCGAAGTCCGTCGTCAACTAATTGAACAATTTGGTTACACAGAGGAAGAACTACCTTCATCAGAAACAATTCGACGAAAATTGAATGATTTAGGCTATACCTTAAAAAGAGTTCTGAAAACCAAGCCTATCAAGAAAATTCCCGAAACAGAAGCGATTTTTGAACAAGTTGAACAAATTAATAGTGAAGCTGACAATGACCCTCATACTCTGCGAATTTCCATTGATGCTAAGGTAGCAGTTAAGATTGGAGAATTTGACCGTGGGGGTAAAAATCGAATGCCAACCATCTCAGTAGACCACGACTTCCCGACGGAGATAACTCTGATTCCCTACGGCATTTTTATACCTGAATACAACGAGTTATTTTTATTCTTTGTTTCTTCCAAATTAACCGCTGATTGTATTGTTGATTTGCTTGAAAGCTGGTGGCAAACTGTCAAACACAGATTTGCTCATATTCAAAAACTGGTGATTAATCAGGATAATGGACCTGAAAATAATTCTCGCCGCACTCAATTTATGAAGCGGATTGTAGATTTTGGTACATCATCTCAACTGACGTTACAACTTGCTTATTATCCGCCTTATCATAGCAAATATAACCCGATAGAACGTTGTTTTGGCTGGTTAGAACAGCATTGGAATGGTAGTTTACTTGACACTGTTGAGACTGTACTGAATTTCGCCCAAACTCTCACATTTAAGGGTAAAAATCCGGTGGTCACATTGGTAGAAACAGTTTATTCTACAGGAGTTAAACTTACTACCTCCGCTATGGCAGAAATTGAAACACAGATTCACCGCCTCCCCAATCTCAGAAAATGGTTTGTAGAAATTTTTGCTAAACCCACATAG
- a CDS encoding type II toxin-antitoxin system VapC family toxin — MLNPHSYWIIFFVEFSKLIAAGITILPITFTDTVQFRYLPLHHRDPFDRILVAQAMNHSLVLISRDSAFDAYDIQRVW; from the coding sequence TTGCTAAACCCACATAGCTATTGGATCATTTTTTTTGTGGAGTTCTCTAAACTAATTGCTGCGGGTATAACGATTCTCCCTATTACCTTTACCGATACTGTTCAATTCCGTTATTTACCACTGCATCATCGAGATCCGTTTGATCGTATTCTGGTGGCACAGGCGATGAATCATTCCCTTGTTTTGATTAGTCGTGATTCGGCTTTTGATGCCTATGACATTCAGAGGGTTTGGTGA
- a CDS encoding pentapeptide repeat-containing protein, translated as MNIEAIRLGKLKQLPGANLEDEELSRLDLSRINLAGAILVGSNFAGSKLEGGHLEGANLMGANLQETDLRANLMGANLMQADLTGADLRGSNLRGANLMGARLSDVSLVGAFLSGANLMNVNLQGVDLRGADLRGANLTGANLKGADLSRADLQGALLSEANLEEADLRGANLAGANLTGANLLCAELEGTNLSGVNLNKACVVGTVVEAAF; from the coding sequence ATGAATATTGAAGCAATTAGATTAGGAAAACTCAAACAACTTCCAGGGGCAAATTTAGAAGACGAGGAACTCTCTCGACTGGATTTAAGCCGGATTAATCTTGCTGGCGCTATCCTTGTTGGTAGTAATTTTGCTGGTTCTAAACTCGAAGGTGGGCATTTGGAGGGGGCAAATTTAATGGGGGCAAACCTCCAAGAAACTGACTTGCGGGCGAACTTGATGGGAGCAAACCTGATGCAAGCAGATTTAACAGGCGCTGACTTGCGGGGTAGCAATTTGCGTGGTGCTAACTTGATGGGAGCCAGACTCAGTGATGTGTCATTGGTGGGTGCTTTCTTAAGTGGAGCCAATTTGATGAATGTGAACTTGCAAGGTGTAGACTTACGCGGTGCTGACTTGCGCGGTGCAAACCTGACAGGGGCAAATCTCAAAGGTGCAGACTTGAGCCGCGCCGATTTGCAGGGTGCTTTGTTGAGTGAAGCAAACCTTGAAGAAGCTGACTTGCGGGGGGCAAATTTGGCAGGGGCGAATTTGACGGGAGCGAATTTACTCTGTGCAGAGTTAGAAGGTACAAATTTGAGCGGCGTTAATTTGAATAAAGCGTGTGTGGTGGGGACAGTTGTGGAGGCTGCGTTTTGA
- a CDS encoding DICT sensory domain-containing protein: protein MLEGSILQRLETAHRHTTRPIRFGVYYKNTLVALCHALEDHILTDDGTPLVITAFQQGKWYLQEAGRYADIAQRSREIAIMAASESGFAEHPTSLLPNVDLVALDSVDPVAQEWHLIILSPKYTAMVICQELSEADYGSVGVPTSDLERKFYGLWTFEPELVQETAEIAIAHIKKYNPELAKKLTADKEQIVPSMDRSQNLGAVVSRVVDYLQTGQDNLSIPTASHQQTLDRNLVSNEIQAFLRMAQLMDMADVNNPMAAAEVVALAEAIGQLLDLPAWQIKRLRLAALLHRIDPLQKAESVLTGGISTRYQEDAPSSPLTCPLVPGAQVLRTMPRLRAVAQIITHQTEWWNGTGEPAGLAGDEIPLESRILALLADFQWRVNERKSSNQSREQIFTQALDECRQQQSTRFDPKLVDTLTLLVMGLQQGLDLPIMTPKVSAGIWILDSQWDSHSKISEEIGSYFT from the coding sequence ATGTTAGAAGGTTCAATCCTACAACGGTTAGAAACAGCCCATCGCCACACAACCAGGCCAATTCGATTCGGTGTTTACTACAAAAATACCCTAGTTGCCTTGTGCCATGCCCTCGAAGACCATATCTTAACAGATGACGGTACACCCTTAGTCATCACAGCCTTTCAACAAGGTAAATGGTATCTACAAGAAGCTGGGCGATATGCAGACATTGCCCAGCGCAGCCGCGAAATTGCTATTATGGCTGCCTCTGAATCTGGCTTTGCTGAACATCCCACAAGCCTTTTACCCAATGTAGACTTAGTGGCGTTAGATTCAGTCGATCCAGTAGCGCAAGAGTGGCACTTAATTATTCTATCGCCCAAATACACAGCAATGGTAATTTGTCAAGAGTTATCAGAGGCTGATTATGGTAGCGTTGGAGTGCCGACATCAGACTTAGAGCGAAAATTCTATGGCTTGTGGACATTTGAACCAGAGTTAGTTCAAGAGACAGCAGAAATAGCGATCGCTCACATTAAAAAATACAACCCAGAACTGGCGAAAAAACTCACAGCCGATAAAGAACAAATTGTACCGTCAATGGACAGATCCCAAAATTTAGGTGCAGTTGTCTCCCGTGTAGTAGATTACCTCCAGACTGGGCAAGATAATTTATCTATCCCAACAGCGTCTCACCAGCAAACCCTAGATCGCAACTTGGTTTCCAACGAAATCCAAGCCTTTTTGCGAATGGCGCAACTGATGGATATGGCAGATGTCAACAATCCAATGGCAGCTGCGGAAGTAGTAGCACTTGCTGAAGCGATCGGACAGCTTTTGGATCTTCCCGCATGGCAAATTAAAAGATTGCGACTGGCGGCTTTGTTGCATCGCATAGATCCGTTACAGAAAGCAGAAAGTGTTCTCACAGGCGGTATATCCACACGCTACCAAGAAGATGCCCCCAGTTCTCCTTTAACTTGTCCTTTAGTACCAGGGGCGCAAGTATTGCGAACCATGCCACGACTGCGAGCAGTTGCCCAAATTATCACTCACCAAACCGAGTGGTGGAATGGCACAGGGGAACCAGCAGGTTTAGCTGGAGATGAAATTCCCTTAGAGTCGAGGATTTTGGCATTATTAGCAGATTTTCAGTGGCGAGTCAATGAGCGAAAATCGTCAAATCAAAGCCGGGAACAGATATTTACTCAAGCTTTAGATGAGTGCAGACAGCAACAATCTACGCGCTTTGACCCTAAACTTGTAGATACCCTAACTTTATTAGTTATGGGTTTACAACAGGGACTCGACTTACCCATTATGACACCCAAAGTCAGCGCCGGTATCTGGATACTTGATTCCCAATGGGATAGCCACAGCAAGATAAGTGAAGAGATTGGTAGTTACTTTACATGA
- a CDS encoding photosystem II high light acclimation radical SAM protein has product MEVKTQMMENRILYVRLPCNPIFPIGVVYLSDHVHKQFPNIEQRIFDLGTVPPLDYSSALDRSIDEFKPTLLVFSWRDIQIYAPVGGRGGNPLQNAFEFYYAKNPLLKLRGGLGGLRIFIAYYVELWRNQSLIKRGLKRAQKYHSDARVVVGGGAVSVFYEQLGKSLPQGTIISVGEGETLLEKLLSGRDFRDERCYVAGEAQPRKRLIHEQPTPIEKTACNYDYIESIWPEFNFYLQEEDFYIGVQTKRGCPHNCCYCVYTVVEGKQVRINPADEVVAEMRQLYDRGIRNFWFTDAQFIPAKKFIADAIELLQKIVDSGMRDIHWAAYIRADNLTPELCDLMAKTGMNYFEIGITSGSQELVRKMRMGYNLRNVLQNCRDLKAAGFNDLVSVNYSFNVIDERPETIRQTIAYHRELERIFGADKVEPAIFFIGLQPHTHLEEYAFKEGILKPGYDPMSLMPWTAKKLLWNPEPLGSFFGEVCLQAWQQNPNDFGREVMKILEEKLGCADLEEALTAPLETKEKQLAGVS; this is encoded by the coding sequence ATGGAAGTCAAAACACAGATGATGGAAAATCGAATTCTTTACGTTCGCCTTCCTTGTAACCCCATCTTTCCTATTGGGGTTGTCTACCTGAGCGATCATGTCCACAAGCAGTTTCCTAATATTGAACAGCGCATCTTTGATTTGGGAACAGTGCCACCTTTAGACTACAGTTCGGCTCTAGATCGCTCTATTGATGAATTTAAACCGACACTACTAGTATTTTCTTGGCGGGATATTCAAATTTATGCTCCAGTTGGTGGCCGTGGTGGCAACCCACTGCAAAACGCCTTTGAATTTTACTACGCCAAAAATCCTCTATTGAAACTACGCGGCGGATTGGGCGGTTTGCGAATCTTCATTGCTTACTATGTAGAGTTGTGGCGGAACCAAAGCTTAATCAAACGGGGCTTAAAACGTGCCCAAAAATATCATTCTGATGCTCGTGTAGTTGTAGGTGGTGGTGCAGTCAGCGTATTTTACGAACAATTGGGTAAAAGCTTACCCCAAGGGACAATTATTTCTGTGGGTGAAGGCGAAACCCTGCTAGAAAAACTTTTAAGTGGCAGAGATTTTCGAGATGAACGCTGTTATGTTGCAGGAGAAGCTCAACCACGGAAACGGCTGATTCACGAACAACCCACCCCAATAGAAAAAACAGCTTGTAACTACGACTATATCGAAAGCATCTGGCCGGAATTTAACTTTTACCTGCAAGAAGAAGACTTTTATATAGGTGTACAAACGAAGCGTGGTTGTCCTCACAATTGTTGTTATTGCGTCTATACCGTCGTCGAAGGTAAACAAGTACGCATCAACCCAGCAGATGAAGTAGTTGCTGAGATGCGCCAATTATACGATCGCGGCATTCGCAATTTCTGGTTTACTGATGCCCAATTTATCCCCGCGAAAAAATTTATCGCCGATGCCATAGAACTCTTGCAAAAAATCGTCGATTCTGGTATGAGAGACATCCACTGGGCAGCATATATCAGAGCCGACAATTTGACACCCGAATTGTGCGACTTAATGGCGAAAACCGGGATGAACTACTTTGAAATCGGCATTACCAGTGGTTCTCAAGAACTTGTGCGGAAAATGCGGATGGGGTATAACCTGCGAAACGTCTTGCAAAACTGCCGTGACTTAAAAGCCGCTGGTTTCAACGACTTAGTTTCCGTCAACTACTCCTTTAACGTCATTGACGAACGTCCCGAAACCATCCGCCAAACCATTGCTTACCACCGCGAACTAGAACGGATTTTTGGTGCTGATAAAGTCGAACCTGCCATCTTTTTTATTGGGCTACAACCCCATACCCATTTAGAAGAATACGCTTTCAAAGAAGGTATCCTCAAACCAGGGTATGATCCAATGAGTTTGATGCCGTGGACAGCCAAAAAACTCCTGTGGAATCCTGAACCCCTTGGTTCATTCTTCGGTGAAGTTTGTTTGCAAGCTTGGCAACAAAATCCCAACGATTTCGGACGCGAAGTCATGAAAATCTTAGAAGAAAAGCTGGGTTGTGCTGACTTAGAAGAAGCACTTACAGCACCATTAGAGACGAAAGAAAAACAGTTAGCAGGTGTATCCTAG
- a CDS encoding DUF1830 domain-containing protein: MAQILDPLPPEQSGKILCCYINATSKIQVARISNISNWYFERVVFPGQRLVFEAPRKGQLEIHTGMMASAILSDKIPCDRLMLEEPSTNEFDTDSSDEKDPFNTKLMVQQINTKIGDTTKPLQILGLASVD; encoded by the coding sequence ATGGCTCAAATATTAGATCCTCTACCACCTGAGCAATCGGGAAAAATTCTCTGCTGCTACATTAATGCCACGAGCAAAATACAGGTAGCTCGCATCTCCAATATTTCCAACTGGTACTTTGAAAGGGTTGTTTTCCCTGGACAACGTTTAGTGTTTGAAGCTCCGCGAAAAGGTCAACTGGAGATTCATACAGGGATGATGGCAAGTGCAATTTTATCTGATAAGATTCCGTGCGATCGCCTGATGCTCGAAGAACCCAGTACTAATGAGTTTGATACAGACTCGTCAGATGAAAAAGACCCTTTTAATACCAAACTAATGGTGCAGCAAATTAATACAAAAATCGGAGATACTACAAAACCCTTGCAAATCCTGGGTTTGGCATCGGTTGATTAA
- a CDS encoding DUF4079 domain-containing protein has protein sequence MNLPSFLWLWKIAAWSMGLSLLAYLMLAITGVWMFRARTSQQSPFTTPFMGGNKGVRSLHYIMGISMVSLVLLLLAIGIVGTLGHFGSLGHSSHLIAGLIVVALVLLSAFSATQISVRRPWARPLHIGVNIILFIGFAWVSFTGWIVVQKYLP, from the coding sequence ATGAATCTGCCTTCATTTCTTTGGTTGTGGAAAATAGCGGCTTGGTCGATGGGGTTATCCCTGCTGGCATATTTGATGTTAGCAATCACCGGCGTTTGGATGTTTCGGGCGAGAACTTCGCAGCAATCTCCTTTTACCACTCCATTTATGGGCGGAAATAAAGGGGTGCGATCGCTCCACTATATAATGGGCATCAGCATGGTAAGTTTGGTGCTACTATTGCTGGCGATCGGCATTGTTGGCACTTTAGGGCACTTTGGTTCTTTAGGTCACTCGTCACACCTAATCGCTGGATTAATAGTGGTAGCACTAGTTTTACTGTCTGCTTTTAGTGCCACCCAAATTAGTGTTAGACGACCTTGGGCTAGACCCTTACACATCGGTGTAAATATTATTTTGTTTATAGGATTTGCCTGGGTATCCTTTACTGGTTGGATTGTAGTGCAAAAGTATTTACCGTGA
- a CDS encoding ABC transporter ATP-binding protein, whose protein sequence is MEHWAWLKNQSIVLLPLLPLLPYLPTPHSPLPLNTAKAILRLEQVNLFTKLKTQLPGNQQGYPILQDISLEIFQSDRIAIVGPVGAGKTSLLRLLNRLIEPSNGKIYLENQEYHQIPVIQLRQMLVLVLQESKLLGMTVGQALAYPLVLRGLPKETIQQRVNHWTDQLQIPSEWLGRTEVQLSAGQRQLVAIARALVIQPKILLLDEPTSALDAGTASHLMQVLTQLSQTHQTTILMVNHQLELAQMFCTRLLHLQGHLFANQKVSEIDWFELRKTLIQAEAQNDFGF, encoded by the coding sequence ATGGAGCATTGGGCATGGCTCAAGAATCAATCAATAGTTCTTCTTCCCCTGCTTCCTCTGCTTCCCTATCTCCCTACTCCCCACTCCCCACTCCCCTTGAATACAGCAAAAGCCATACTCAGGCTAGAGCAAGTTAATCTGTTTACAAAGCTGAAAACCCAACTTCCCGGCAATCAGCAAGGATATCCCATATTGCAGGATATTTCCTTAGAGATATTCCAGAGCGATCGCATTGCTATTGTCGGGCCAGTAGGCGCAGGGAAAACTTCGTTATTACGCCTTCTCAACCGCCTAATTGAACCCAGCAATGGCAAAATATATCTAGAAAATCAAGAATATCACCAAATTCCTGTCATCCAGCTACGCCAGATGCTTGTACTTGTATTGCAAGAGTCAAAGCTGTTAGGGATGACAGTTGGGCAAGCCTTGGCTTATCCTTTAGTTTTGCGTGGTTTGCCTAAAGAGACAATTCAACAACGAGTCAATCACTGGACAGACCAACTACAAATTCCCAGTGAATGGTTGGGGCGAACAGAGGTACAACTTTCTGCTGGACAACGACAACTAGTAGCGATCGCTCGTGCCTTAGTCATCCAGCCTAAAATATTATTATTAGACGAGCCAACCTCTGCCCTAGATGCTGGTACTGCTTCTCATCTAATGCAAGTCTTAACCCAGTTGAGTCAAACTCATCAAACTACAATTTTGATGGTAAATCACCAACTGGAATTAGCCCAGATGTTTTGCACTCGGTTATTACATCTACAAGGTCATTTATTCGCAAATCAAAAAGTCTCGGAGATAGACTGGTTTGAATTACGAAAAACCCTGATTCAAGCAGAAGCTCAAAACGATTTTGGATTTTAA